Proteins encoded in a region of the Streptomyces sp. PCS3-D2 genome:
- a CDS encoding slipin family protein, with protein MVEELLTAVVAAGVGAAVYLGAAARVVKQYERGLVFRFGRLREQVRPPGFTVIVPVIDRLRKVNMQIVTLPVPAQEGITRDNVTVRVDAVVYFKVVDPASAVVALEDYRFAVSQMAQTSLRSIIGKSDLDDLLSNREMLNQGLELMIDSPAVGWGVQIDRVEIKDVSLPETMKRSMARQAEADRERRARVINADAELQASHKLAEAAEVMSEQPAALQLRLLHTVVAVAAEKNSTLVLPFPVELLRFLERAAPPAAAAPARAEPASAGPASEGPGPAEVDTPGAEDPPAVDPAAESPALGPARPARPARPARPARPDEPPRQEASVRRGGPREDAA; from the coding sequence ATGGTCGAGGAACTGCTGACAGCGGTGGTCGCCGCAGGCGTGGGCGCCGCCGTCTACCTGGGTGCGGCGGCCCGCGTGGTGAAGCAGTACGAGCGGGGCCTGGTGTTCCGCTTCGGTCGGCTGCGGGAGCAGGTACGACCTCCCGGCTTCACGGTGATCGTTCCCGTGATCGACCGGCTCCGCAAGGTGAACATGCAGATCGTGACGCTGCCGGTGCCCGCACAGGAGGGCATCACCCGGGACAACGTCACCGTGCGGGTGGACGCGGTCGTGTACTTCAAGGTCGTGGACCCGGCGAGCGCGGTCGTGGCGTTGGAGGACTACCGCTTCGCCGTGTCCCAGATGGCCCAGACCTCACTGCGGTCGATCATCGGAAAGTCCGACCTGGACGACCTGCTCTCCAACCGGGAGATGCTCAACCAGGGCCTGGAGCTGATGATCGACAGCCCGGCGGTGGGCTGGGGGGTGCAGATCGACCGGGTCGAGATCAAGGACGTGTCGCTGCCGGAGACGATGAAGCGGTCGATGGCGCGGCAGGCGGAGGCCGACCGTGAGCGCCGGGCCCGCGTGATCAACGCGGACGCCGAACTGCAGGCCTCGCACAAGCTCGCCGAGGCAGCGGAGGTGATGTCGGAGCAGCCGGCGGCGCTCCAACTGCGCCTGCTGCACACGGTCGTCGCGGTCGCCGCCGAGAAGAACTCCACGCTGGTCCTGCCGTTCCCGGTGGAGCTGCTGCGCTTCCTGGAGCGCGCCGCCCCACCTGCCGCGGCGGCTCCGGCGCGGGCGGAACCGGCCTCGGCCGGCCCGGCTTCCGAAGGCCCCGGGCCGGCCGAGGTCGACACTCCGGGGGCCGAGGACCCGCCGGCCGTCGACCCGGCGGCGGAGAGTCCGGCCCTCGGACCGGCGCGACCCGCACGACCGGCACGACCGGCACGACCGGCACGACCGGACGAGCCGCCGCGGCAAGAGGCGTCCGTCCGTCGGGGCGGCCCGCGCGAGGACGCCGCCTGA
- a CDS encoding proline--tRNA ligase — protein sequence MSTHHVQRMSRLMAKTLREDPADAETLSHRLLVRAGYVRRSSAGVWTWLPLGKRVLDNVSRIVREEMDAIGAQEVLLPALLPREPYEVSGRWSEYGDLLFRLRDRKGADYLLGPTHEEIFTLVVKDQCTSYKDLPVMLYQIQTKYRDEARPRSGVLRGREFQMKDSYSFDVSDEALEESYRLHREAYVRIFERLGLDHRIVSAVSGAMGGSASEEFLAPAEAGEDTFVDCPSCAYAANTEAVTFALTPASGEHPAPEEVDTPDTPTIETLAAHLRVPASATLKNLLVKVDGEIVAVGVPGDREVDLGKLGEHLAPAVVELVTAEDFADRPDLVRGYVGPQGLEKVRYLADPRVAPGTAWVTGANKPDTHARNVVCGRDFEVDQYLDVAVVEPGDPCPSCGAGLRLDRAIEIGHIFQLGRKYADAFGLDVLGREGKPVRVTMGSYGIGVSRAVAALAEQTADERGLCWPAAVAPADVHVVAAGKAVQLALAEQAATALAGSGLRVLLDDRPGLSPGVKLTDAELIGVPWILVAGRRSGDGVVELQDRASGTREELPLADALARLAATA from the coding sequence ATGTCCACACATCACGTACAGCGCATGTCCCGCCTCATGGCCAAGACCCTCCGAGAGGACCCGGCCGACGCCGAGACCCTCAGCCACCGGCTCCTGGTCCGCGCCGGATACGTCCGGCGCAGCTCGGCCGGGGTGTGGACGTGGCTCCCGCTCGGCAAGCGGGTCCTGGACAACGTCAGCCGCATCGTCCGCGAGGAGATGGACGCCATCGGCGCCCAGGAGGTGCTGCTGCCGGCCCTGCTGCCCCGGGAACCGTACGAGGTGAGCGGCCGCTGGTCGGAGTACGGCGACCTGCTGTTCCGGCTCAGGGACCGCAAGGGTGCGGACTACCTGCTCGGCCCCACCCACGAGGAGATCTTCACCCTGGTGGTGAAGGACCAGTGCACCTCCTACAAGGACCTGCCGGTCATGCTGTACCAGATCCAGACCAAGTACCGCGACGAGGCGCGGCCCCGGTCGGGCGTGCTGCGCGGCCGTGAGTTCCAGATGAAGGACTCCTACTCCTTCGACGTGTCCGACGAGGCGCTGGAGGAGTCCTACCGGCTCCACCGCGAGGCCTACGTCCGCATCTTCGAGCGGCTGGGCCTGGACCACCGGATCGTGTCGGCGGTGTCGGGGGCGATGGGCGGCTCCGCGTCCGAGGAGTTCCTGGCCCCGGCCGAGGCGGGCGAGGACACCTTCGTGGACTGCCCCTCCTGCGCCTACGCGGCCAACACGGAGGCCGTGACCTTCGCGCTGACCCCCGCCTCCGGGGAGCACCCGGCGCCGGAGGAGGTGGACACCCCCGACACCCCGACGATCGAGACCCTCGCCGCGCACCTGAGGGTCCCCGCCTCGGCGACCCTGAAGAACCTCCTGGTGAAGGTCGACGGCGAGATCGTGGCCGTGGGCGTGCCCGGGGACCGGGAGGTGGACCTCGGCAAGCTGGGCGAACACCTGGCCCCCGCGGTCGTGGAGCTCGTCACGGCAGAGGACTTCGCGGACCGGCCCGACCTCGTGCGCGGGTACGTGGGCCCGCAGGGCCTGGAGAAGGTCCGCTATCTGGCCGACCCGCGGGTCGCGCCGGGCACGGCCTGGGTGACGGGCGCCAACAAGCCCGACACCCACGCCCGCAACGTGGTCTGCGGACGTGACTTCGAGGTGGACCAGTACCTGGACGTGGCGGTCGTGGAGCCGGGCGACCCCTGCCCCTCCTGCGGAGCCGGCCTCCGCCTGGACCGTGCCATCGAGATCGGCCACATCTTCCAGCTCGGCCGCAAGTACGCGGACGCCTTCGGGCTGGACGTGCTGGGCCGCGAGGGCAAGCCGGTGCGGGTCACGATGGGCTCCTACGGCATCGGCGTCTCCCGAGCGGTGGCGGCCCTGGCCGAACAAACCGCGGACGAGCGCGGACTGTGCTGGCCGGCGGCGGTCGCCCCGGCCGACGTCCACGTGGTGGCGGCGGGCAAGGCGGTGCAGCTCGCGCTGGCCGAGCAGGCGGCGACGGCCCTGGCGGGATCGGGCCTGCGGGTCCTGCTGGACGACCGTCCGGGCCTCTCCCCGGGCGTGAAGCTCACCGACGCGGAGCTGATCGGCGTGCCCTGGATCCTGGTGGCGGGCCGCCGATCCGGTGACGGGGTCGTCGAGCTCCAGGACCGTGCGTCGGGCACCCGGGAAGAGCTCCCCCTGGCGGATGCCCTCGCCCGGCTGGCGGCAACGGCCTGA
- a CDS encoding YlxR family protein, with amino-acid sequence MSGRTQARACPERTCVGCRERAAKSDLLRIVAIEDECVPDPRGTLPGRGAYVHPAVVCLDQAVRRRAFPRALRSAGALDTANLRNAVAGKAGTTA; translated from the coding sequence GTGTCTGGCCGGACGCAAGCCCGCGCATGCCCCGAACGCACCTGTGTGGGGTGTCGGGAGCGAGCGGCCAAGAGCGATCTGCTGCGGATCGTGGCGATCGAGGACGAATGCGTCCCCGATCCTCGCGGTACGCTGCCCGGCCGGGGTGCGTACGTGCACCCTGCCGTGGTCTGTCTCGACCAGGCGGTCCGCCGACGCGCGTTCCCCCGGGCCCTCCGGTCCGCCGGAGCGCTCGACACGGCGAACCTGCGCAATGCCGTGGCCGGGAAAGCCGGGACCACAGCGTAG
- the rimP gene encoding ribosome maturation factor RimP → MSTTQSDRLRGLLEPLVAAKGLDLEEIELSRAGRRRMLRIIVDSDEGVELDACAELSREVSDSLDASDVMGEDEYVLEVSSPGADRPLTEHRHYVRAIGRLVKFQLSAEDGKGAGELVARILDVDDEGMDLEVPGVKGRKATARRIAFTDIARARVEIEFNRKDKKEEEA, encoded by the coding sequence ATGAGCACCACCCAGAGCGACAGGCTGCGCGGACTGCTGGAGCCGCTCGTCGCCGCCAAGGGCCTGGACCTCGAAGAGATCGAGCTGTCGCGCGCGGGCAGGCGCCGGATGCTGCGGATCATCGTGGACTCCGACGAGGGCGTGGAGCTGGACGCGTGTGCCGAGCTGAGCCGTGAGGTCTCCGACAGTCTCGACGCATCCGACGTGATGGGCGAGGACGAGTACGTCCTCGAGGTGAGCTCCCCGGGCGCGGACCGTCCGCTGACCGAGCACCGCCACTACGTACGGGCCATCGGCCGCCTCGTGAAGTTCCAGCTGTCCGCCGAGGACGGCAAGGGCGCCGGCGAACTGGTCGCCCGGATCCTCGACGTCGACGACGAGGGCATGGACCTCGAAGTACCGGGCGTGAAGGGCCGCAAGGCGACCGCCCGCCGCATTGCTTTCACCGACATCGCCAGGGCGCGTGTCGAGATCGAGTTCAACCGCAAGGACAAGAAGGAAGAGGAGGCGTAG
- the rbfA gene encoding 30S ribosome-binding factor RbfA, whose protein sequence is MADNARAKKLADLIREVVAEKLQRGVKDPRLGTHVTITDTRVTGDLREATVFYTVYGDDEDRASAAAGLESAKGVLRSAVGRAAGTKFTPTLTFVADALPENARTIEDLLDKARASDAQVREVSSGAQYAGDADPYKKPGEDDEDAAAE, encoded by the coding sequence GTGGCCGACAATGCGCGGGCGAAGAAGCTGGCGGACCTCATCCGGGAGGTGGTGGCGGAGAAGCTGCAGCGCGGTGTCAAGGACCCCCGCCTCGGTACGCACGTGACCATCACGGACACCAGGGTCACCGGCGACCTGCGGGAGGCCACGGTCTTCTACACGGTCTACGGCGACGACGAGGACCGCGCCAGTGCGGCGGCGGGCCTGGAGAGCGCCAAGGGCGTTCTGCGCTCCGCGGTGGGCCGGGCGGCGGGGACCAAGTTCACGCCCACCCTGACCTTCGTGGCGGACGCCCTCCCGGAGAACGCCCGCACCATCGAGGACCTCCTCGACAAGGCGCGCGCCTCCGACGCCCAGGTGCGGGAGGTGTCCTCCGGCGCCCAGTACGCCGGCGACGCCGACCCGTACAAGAAGCCCGGCGAGGACGACGAGGACGCAGCCGCGGAATGA
- a CDS encoding DUF503 domain-containing protein has product MYVGTLSFDLLLGDVHSLKEKRSVVRPIVAELQRKFSVSAAEVGDQDLHRRTRIGVALVSGDAGFLSDVLDRCERLVAARPEVELLSVRRRLHGDED; this is encoded by the coding sequence ATGTACGTGGGGACTCTGTCCTTCGACCTGCTCCTCGGCGACGTCCACTCGCTGAAGGAGAAACGCTCCGTCGTCCGGCCCATCGTCGCCGAGCTCCAGCGGAAGTTCTCCGTGAGCGCGGCAGAGGTGGGCGACCAGGATCTGCACCGCAGGACCCGCATAGGGGTCGCGCTGGTGAGTGGGGACGCGGGGTTCCTCTCGGACGTACTGGACCGCTGCGAGCGGCTGGTCGCGGCACGTCCCGAAGTGGAGCTGCTGTCCGTGCGACGGCGCCTCCACGGTGATGAAGACTGA
- the nusA gene encoding transcription termination factor NusA: protein MDIDMSALRGLVREKEISFDLLVEAIESALLIAYHRTEGSFRRARVVLDRTNGHVVVWATEDPRDLEEGQEPKEFDDTPSDFGRIAATTAKQVILQRLRDAEDDLTFGEFAGREGDVITGVVQQGKDPKNVLVDIGKLEAILPVQEQVPGEEYPHGLRLKAYVVRVAKGVRGPSVTLSRTHPNLVKKLFSLEVPEIADGSVEISAIAREAGHRTKIAVRSTRSGLNPKGACIGPMGSRVRNVMAELHGEKIDIVDWSDDPAEMVANALSPARVSKVEVVDWDSRSARVTVPDYQLSLAIGKEGQNARLAARLTGWRIDIRPDTEASPDAERDRGGE, encoded by the coding sequence GTGGACATCGACATGAGTGCCCTGCGGGGTCTGGTCCGGGAGAAGGAGATCTCCTTCGACCTGCTCGTCGAGGCGATCGAGTCGGCCCTCCTCATCGCGTACCACCGCACCGAGGGGAGCTTCCGCCGCGCCCGCGTCGTGCTGGACCGCACCAACGGTCACGTGGTCGTGTGGGCGACGGAAGACCCGAGGGACCTCGAAGAGGGGCAGGAACCCAAGGAGTTCGACGACACGCCGTCGGACTTCGGCCGCATCGCCGCGACGACCGCGAAGCAGGTGATCCTCCAGCGTCTGCGCGACGCCGAGGACGACCTGACCTTCGGCGAGTTCGCCGGCCGTGAGGGCGACGTCATCACCGGCGTCGTGCAGCAGGGCAAGGACCCCAAGAACGTCCTCGTCGACATCGGCAAGCTGGAGGCCATCCTGCCGGTGCAGGAGCAGGTCCCCGGTGAGGAGTACCCGCACGGTCTGCGCCTGAAGGCGTACGTCGTGCGCGTGGCGAAGGGTGTCCGCGGTCCGTCCGTGACCCTCTCGCGCACCCACCCGAACCTGGTGAAGAAGCTGTTCTCGCTGGAGGTCCCGGAGATCGCCGACGGCAGCGTCGAGATCTCGGCGATCGCCCGTGAGGCCGGTCACCGCACCAAGATCGCCGTCCGGTCCACCCGTTCGGGCCTGAATCCCAAGGGTGCCTGCATCGGCCCGATGGGCAGCCGCGTGCGCAACGTGATGGCCGAACTGCACGGCGAGAAGATCGACATCGTCGACTGGTCGGACGACCCGGCGGAGATGGTCGCCAACGCGCTGTCACCCGCCCGGGTGAGCAAGGTCGAGGTCGTCGACTGGGACTCCCGCTCCGCCCGGGTGACCGTGCCCGATTACCAGCTGTCCCTGGCCATCGGCAAGGAGGGCCAGAACGCCCGCCTCGCAGCGCGGCTCACCGGCTGGCGCATCGACATCCGTCCCGACACCGAGGCGTCCCCGGACGCGGAGCGGGACCGGGGCGGGGAATAA
- a CDS encoding ferritin-like domain-containing protein, with amino-acid sequence MKHGPSPTGPAPVGPALEAAQAALAAEHAAAYGYGVIGARTAGARATEAREAYGDHLARRDALARTVRELGGAPRPSEAAYALPFEVRDPSDAERLAAVIEDRVAGAYSDLVRAAEGPLRREAADALSGAAVRAARWRGVGVAFPGLAERAERALTS; translated from the coding sequence GTGAAGCACGGACCCTCCCCCACCGGACCCGCCCCCGTCGGACCCGCCCTGGAGGCCGCCCAGGCGGCCCTCGCCGCCGAGCACGCGGCCGCGTACGGCTACGGGGTGATCGGCGCGCGGACCGCCGGCGCCCGGGCCACGGAGGCCCGGGAGGCGTACGGCGACCACCTCGCGCGGCGTGACGCGCTGGCCCGGACCGTGCGCGAGCTGGGCGGTGCGCCCCGACCCTCGGAGGCCGCGTACGCCCTACCGTTCGAGGTGCGCGATCCCTCCGACGCCGAGCGGCTGGCCGCGGTGATCGAGGACCGGGTGGCCGGCGCGTACTCCGATCTGGTGCGGGCTGCGGAAGGCCCGCTGCGCCGCGAGGCGGCCGACGCGTTGAGCGGCGCGGCGGTCCGCGCGGCACGCTGGCGCGGTGTCGGCGTAGCCTTCCCTGGGCTCGCGGAACGCGCAGAGCGAGCCCTCACCAGCTGA
- a CDS encoding N-acetyltransferase gives MLPSGVRIGPLDLAARVDEALRVQAVAFGLSEEEVGIRRYIVQRHMTCKGARALGAFAEDGALTGFVYGMPNDRTHWWSTVVEPYLRAGGHEEWLDGSFVITELHVHPGFQGHGIGRSLITALTDDAAEPRSILSAIDTESPARGLYRSLGYADLARRVHFPSASLPYAVMGATLPLTRP, from the coding sequence ATGCTGCCTTCCGGAGTCCGTATCGGCCCCCTCGACCTCGCCGCCCGCGTGGACGAGGCCCTGCGCGTGCAGGCCGTCGCCTTCGGCCTGAGCGAGGAGGAGGTCGGCATCCGGCGCTACATCGTCCAGCGCCACATGACCTGCAAGGGAGCCCGCGCGCTCGGGGCCTTCGCCGAGGACGGCGCGCTCACCGGATTCGTCTACGGGATGCCCAACGACCGCACGCACTGGTGGTCCACCGTCGTCGAGCCCTACCTGCGGGCCGGAGGCCACGAGGAATGGCTCGACGGCTCCTTCGTCATCACCGAGCTGCACGTCCACCCCGGCTTCCAGGGCCACGGCATCGGCCGCTCACTGATCACCGCCCTCACCGACGACGCCGCCGAACCCCGCTCGATCCTCTCCGCCATCGACACCGAGAGTCCCGCCCGCGGCCTCTACCGGTCCCTCGGCTATGCCGACCTCGCCCGCCGGGTGCACTTCCCGAGCGCGAGCCTCCCGTACGCGGTCATGGGTGCCACCCTGCCGCTGACCAGGCCCTGA
- a CDS encoding aminoglycoside phosphotransferase family protein produces MAFEPPQRLVRALGETPETAQDADWLGRLPGLTEAALSRRGVRAQRVQAPGGRSSLVVLVAYPDGTPAALKLAPPHARPDRELAALAHWGGFGAVRVLDTRHHQDDGALLLERLHAEVSLRSLPEAKAQLEATGTLRRLWVAPPAGHGWESVAERTARQSQALREAPAEARALADAALALREELVAAPPEELLLHGNFRQGKVLAGERAPWLAVGPDPLVGERAYDLARLVRDRLEDQVASSAGAAGARRRVNKLADALDVDRDRLRGWTLFRAVESGHRALAAGRRRDAELLLEFAAWL; encoded by the coding sequence ATGGCTTTCGAACCGCCGCAGCGGCTTGTACGGGCGCTCGGCGAGACGCCGGAGACGGCGCAGGACGCGGACTGGCTGGGGCGGCTGCCCGGGCTCACCGAGGCCGCGCTCTCCCGGCGGGGGGTACGGGCCCAGCGGGTGCAGGCCCCGGGCGGCCGCAGCAGTCTGGTCGTCCTCGTCGCCTACCCGGACGGGACCCCGGCCGCCCTGAAGCTGGCGCCCCCGCACGCCCGGCCCGACCGGGAGCTGGCCGCGCTGGCGCACTGGGGCGGTTTCGGCGCCGTACGCGTCCTCGACACCCGCCACCACCAGGACGACGGGGCCCTGCTGCTGGAGCGGCTGCACGCGGAGGTGTCGCTGCGGTCCCTGCCGGAGGCGAAGGCCCAGCTGGAGGCGACCGGCACACTGCGCCGGCTGTGGGTGGCGCCGCCCGCCGGGCACGGCTGGGAGTCGGTGGCCGAACGCACCGCGCGGCAGTCGCAGGCCCTGCGGGAGGCCCCGGCGGAGGCCCGCGCACTCGCCGACGCCGCCCTGGCCCTGCGGGAGGAGCTGGTGGCGGCCCCGCCGGAGGAACTGCTGCTGCACGGGAACTTCCGGCAGGGCAAGGTCCTGGCGGGCGAGCGGGCGCCGTGGCTGGCGGTGGGCCCCGACCCGCTGGTCGGCGAGCGGGCGTACGACCTGGCGCGGCTGGTCAGGGACCGGCTGGAGGACCAGGTCGCCTCCTCCGCCGGAGCGGCGGGAGCCCGGCGCCGGGTGAACAAGCTGGCGGACGCGCTGGACGTGGACCGGGACCGGCTGCGGGGCTGGACGCTCTTCCGGGCCGTGGAATCGGGCCACCGTGCCCTGGCCGCCGGACGGCGCCGGGACGCGGAACTGCTGCTGGAGTTCGCCGCCTGGTTGTAG
- the infB gene encoding translation initiation factor IF-2, whose translation MAKVRVYELAKEFGVESKVVMAKLQELGEFVRSASSTIEAPVVRKLTDALQGPGGNAGKSAAKPGAPRKAAPAKPAAPSPAAAARPAAPKPGAPAPKPAAAEAPAAAPVTPASPGPRPGPKASAAPKPAPAAPVATEFSAPPAAPAAPARPAAAPGPRPAQQRPAAPGQGGARPGAPRPSGATPGAPRPGATPGGQAPRPQGARPAGPRPGNNPFTSGGSTGMARPQAPRPAGGPRPGAPGAGGQGAPRPQGGPGGAPRPQGPGGARPTPGGMPRPQGGAPRPAPGGNRPNPGMMPQRPAAGGPGPRPGGGPGGRGPGAGGPRPGGAGRPGGGFAGRPAGPGSRPAGGGFGGPRPGGGFGGGPAGAGGGGRPGFGGRPGGPGARGGTQGAFGRPGGPARRGRKSKRQRRQEYEAMQAPSVGGVMLPRGNGETVRLSRGASLTDFAEKINANPASLVAVMMNLGEMVTATQSVSDETLQLLAGEMNYEVQIVSPEEEDRELLETFDIEFGEDEGGEEYLLPRPPVVTVMGHVDHGKTRLLDAIRKTNVVAGEAGGITQHIGAYQVTTQVNDEDRKITFIDTPGHEAFTAMRARGAKSTDIAILVVAANDGVMPQTIEALNHAKAAGVPIVVAVNKIDVEGADPTKVRGQLTEFGLVAEEYGGDTMFVDISAKQGLHIDSLLEAVVLTADASLDLRANPEQDAQGIAIESHLDRGRGAVATVLVQRGTLRVGDTMVVGDAYGRVRAMLDDKGNNVEEAGPSTPVLVLGLTNVPGAGDNFLVVDEDRTARQIAEKRAARERNANFAKRVRRVSLEDLDSVLKAGLVQELNLIIKGDASGAVEALESSLLQLDVGEEVDIRVLHRGVGAVTESDIALAMGSDAIVIGYNVRAAGRAAQMADREGVDVRYYSVIYQAIEEIEAALKGLLKPEYEEVELGTAEVREIFRSSKLGNIAGVLIRSGEVKRNTKARLLRDGKVIAENLTISGLRRFKDDVTEIREGFEGGINLGSFNDIKVDDVIATYEMREKPRA comes from the coding sequence GTGGCTAAGGTCCGGGTATACGAACTCGCCAAGGAGTTCGGGGTGGAGAGCAAGGTCGTCATGGCCAAGCTCCAAGAACTCGGTGAATTCGTCCGTTCGGCGTCCTCGACGATCGAGGCGCCGGTTGTACGCAAGTTGACTGACGCACTGCAGGGGCCCGGCGGCAACGCCGGCAAGTCCGCTGCGAAGCCCGGCGCGCCCCGCAAGGCCGCGCCCGCCAAGCCCGCAGCGCCGTCCCCGGCCGCTGCGGCACGTCCCGCTGCCCCGAAGCCCGGCGCACCGGCCCCCAAGCCGGCCGCTGCCGAGGCCCCGGCCGCAGCCCCCGTGACGCCCGCCTCCCCCGGCCCGCGTCCCGGCCCGAAGGCTTCGGCCGCCCCGAAGCCCGCTCCGGCGGCGCCCGTGGCGACCGAGTTCTCCGCGCCTCCGGCGGCTCCGGCCGCCCCGGCGCGTCCCGCCGCGGCCCCCGGTCCCCGTCCGGCGCAGCAGCGTCCGGCGGCCCCGGGTCAGGGCGGTGCCCGTCCCGGTGCCCCGCGCCCGTCCGGTGCCACCCCCGGTGCCCCGCGCCCCGGCGCGACCCCCGGCGGCCAGGCCCCGCGTCCGCAGGGCGCCCGTCCGGCCGGTCCCCGTCCGGGCAACAACCCGTTCACCTCTGGTGGCTCCACCGGTATGGCGCGCCCGCAGGCGCCCCGTCCGGCCGGCGGCCCGCGTCCCGGTGCCCCCGGCGCCGGCGGCCAGGGTGCTCCCCGTCCGCAGGGCGGCCCCGGCGGCGCTCCGCGTCCGCAGGGTCCCGGCGGCGCCCGTCCGACCCCGGGCGGCATGCCCCGCCCGCAGGGCGGCGCTCCGCGTCCGGCCCCCGGCGGCAACCGTCCGAACCCGGGCATGATGCCGCAGCGTCCCGCTGCCGGTGGTCCCGGTCCCCGTCCCGGCGGCGGTCCCGGTGGCCGTGGTCCCGGTGCGGGCGGCCCCCGTCCCGGCGGCGCCGGTCGTCCCGGCGGCGGCTTCGCCGGCCGTCCGGCCGGTCCCGGCTCGCGTCCCGCGGGCGGCGGCTTCGGCGGTCCCCGTCCGGGCGGCGGCTTCGGCGGCGGCCCGGCCGGCGCCGGCGGCGGCGGTCGTCCCGGCTTCGGCGGTCGTCCCGGCGGTCCCGGTGCCCGTGGCGGCACGCAGGGTGCCTTCGGCCGTCCCGGTGGTCCGGCCCGTCGCGGCCGCAAGTCGAAGCGTCAGAGGCGCCAGGAGTACGAGGCCATGCAGGCCCCGTCCGTGGGCGGCGTGATGCTGCCCCGCGGCAACGGCGAGACCGTTCGCCTGTCGCGCGGTGCGTCCCTGACCGACTTCGCGGAGAAGATCAACGCCAACCCGGCGTCGCTGGTCGCGGTCATGATGAACCTCGGCGAGATGGTCACTGCCACGCAGTCCGTCTCCGACGAGACCCTCCAGCTCCTCGCGGGCGAGATGAACTACGAGGTTCAGATCGTCAGCCCGGAGGAGGAGGACCGCGAGCTCCTGGAGACCTTCGACATCGAGTTCGGCGAGGACGAGGGCGGCGAGGAGTACCTGCTGCCGCGTCCGCCGGTCGTGACCGTCATGGGTCACGTCGACCACGGTAAGACCCGACTGCTCGACGCCATCCGCAAGACGAACGTCGTCGCGGGCGAGGCCGGCGGCATTACGCAGCACATCGGTGCGTACCAGGTCACCACCCAGGTCAACGACGAAGACCGCAAGATCACCTTCATCGACACCCCGGGTCACGAGGCGTTCACCGCCATGCGTGCCCGTGGTGCCAAGTCGACCGACATCGCGATCCTCGTGGTCGCGGCCAACGACGGCGTCATGCCGCAGACGATCGAGGCGCTCAACCACGCCAAGGCCGCCGGCGTCCCGATCGTGGTCGCGGTCAACAAGATCGACGTCGAGGGTGCCGACCCGACCAAGGTCCGCGGTCAGCTCACCGAGTTCGGTCTGGTCGCCGAGGAGTACGGCGGCGACACGATGTTCGTCGACATCTCCGCCAAGCAGGGTCTGCACATCGACTCCCTGCTGGAGGCCGTCGTCCTCACCGCCGACGCCTCGCTCGACCTGCGCGCCAACCCGGAGCAGGACGCTCAGGGTATTGCGATCGAGTCCCACCTCGACCGCGGCCGCGGTGCCGTCGCCACCGTCCTCGTCCAGCGCGGTACCCTCCGCGTCGGCGACACGATGGTCGTGGGCGACGCCTACGGCCGTGTGCGCGCCATGCTCGACGACAAGGGCAACAACGTCGAGGAAGCGGGTCCCTCGACCCCCGTCCTGGTCCTGGGTCTCACCAACGTCCCCGGCGCCGGCGACAACTTCCTCGTCGTCGACGAGGACCGCACGGCCCGCCAGATCGCCGAGAAGCGTGCTGCGCGCGAGCGCAACGCCAACTTCGCCAAGCGCGTGCGCCGTGTGTCCCTGGAGGACCTCGACTCCGTGCTCAAGGCCGGTCTGGTCCAGGAACTCAACCTCATCATCAAGGGCGACGCGTCCGGTGCGGTCGAGGCCCTCGAGTCCTCGCTGCTCCAGCTCGACGTCGGTGAAGAGGTCGACATCCGGGTCCTGCACCGCGGTGTGGGTGCGGTCACCGAGTCCGACATCGCCCTGGCGATGGGCTCCGACGCCATCGTCATCGGCTACAACGTCCGTGCTGCCGGCCGCGCCGCGCAGATGGCGGACCGCGAGGGCGTCGACGTCCGCTACTACTCGGTGATCTACCAGGCCATCGAGGAGATCGAGGCGGCCCTGAAGGGTCTCCTCAAGCCGGAGTACGAAGAGGTCGAGCTCGGTACGGCGGAGGTCCGCGAGATCTTCCGCTCGTCCAAGCTGGGCAACATCGCCGGTGTCCTCATCCGGTCCGGCGAGGTCAAGCGCAACACCAAGGCGCGCCTGCTGCGCGATGGCAAGGTCATCGCGGAGAACCTCACCATCTCCGGTCTGCGCCGCTTCAAGGACGACGTCACCGAGATCCGCGAAGGCTTCGAGGGCGGTATCAACCTCGGCTCCTTCAACGACATCAAGGTCGACGACGTCATCGCGACGTACGAGATGCGCGAGAAGCCCCGCGCGTAA